From one uncultured Paludibacter sp. genomic stretch:
- a CDS encoding hypothetical protein (Evidence 5 : Unknown function) gives MEIDNHFVQREHLCLTVSFDHDIIDGAPASRFMNQFIENIKSGKYIPN, from the coding sequence GTGGAAATAGATAATCATTTTGTACAGCGCGAGCATCTTTGCTTGACTGTTTCTTTCGATCACGATATTATTGACGGCGCTCCCGCATCCCGTTTTATGAATCAATTCATCGAAAATATAAAAAGCGGTAAATACATACCAAATTAA
- a CDS encoding hypothetical protein (Evidence 5 : Unknown function), with protein MRFILFNPPNPLRQGGVTTSYNSFLKVSSDTKVAQQKRRYSW; from the coding sequence GTGAGGTTTATACTTTTCAATCCGCCTAATCCCCTTCGTCAAGGAGGAGTAACTACATCTTACAATTCATTTCTCAAAGTGTCGTCAGATACGAAAGTTGCACAGCAAAAACGCCGCTATTCTTGGTAA
- a CDS encoding conserved hypothetical protein (Evidence 4 : Unknown function but conserved in other organisms), with amino-acid sequence MAIVNSTIQLQGSIAGMSFYKRRGSDKIIARSKGGASKAMIKNSPKFENLRLQQNEWKGCTQFASKLRYAFAGLHRIADYNLTPALNALAKNIQKTDGGNVLGERAIVFSDYRYTLDGFNFNRSYPFNTILRVPVTVETDRKKLAAQVTVTRMNAGNDLLNVQKLPYFRILVGLGAVSDMRYQESTKSYLPVNGSMHPVFTTYTGEWQICESVLEKQIIEVQLNEDLIENLTEEVTLIVSIAVEFGKVGFSGIPQEVKYAGSGKVIACF; translated from the coding sequence ATGGCTATAGTAAACAGCACCATACAGTTACAGGGAAGCATCGCAGGAATGAGTTTCTACAAACGGCGAGGAAGCGATAAAATTATCGCACGAAGCAAAGGGGGAGCATCCAAAGCGATGATTAAAAACTCGCCTAAATTTGAGAACCTGCGTTTGCAACAAAACGAATGGAAAGGGTGTACACAATTTGCCTCGAAATTGAGATACGCTTTCGCAGGATTACACCGCATAGCGGATTACAACCTCACTCCCGCCCTGAACGCGCTGGCTAAAAACATTCAAAAAACAGACGGGGGAAATGTTTTGGGTGAAAGAGCCATCGTGTTTTCCGATTACCGTTATACGTTGGACGGATTCAACTTCAACCGCTCTTATCCTTTCAATACCATATTGAGGGTTCCGGTTACAGTGGAGACAGACAGAAAAAAGTTGGCGGCTCAAGTGACTGTTACCCGTATGAACGCGGGGAATGATTTACTGAACGTGCAAAAGCTACCTTATTTTAGAATACTGGTAGGATTGGGGGCTGTTTCAGATATGCGCTACCAGGAAAGTACAAAGTCTTATCTGCCGGTAAACGGATCGATGCATCCGGTATTTACAACGTATACCGGGGAATGGCAGATTTGTGAAAGCGTATTGGAAAAGCAAATTATCGAGGTGCAACTGAATGAAGATTTGATAGAGAATTTGACTGAAGAGGTGACTTTGATTGTTTCTATTGCGGTGGAGTTCGGCAAAGTCGGATTTAGCGGAATACCGCAAGAAGTGAAATATGCCGGAAGCGGAAAGGTAATCGCCTGTTTCTAA
- a CDS encoding hypothetical protein (Evidence 5 : Unknown function), which yields MCLKVLLDATYYSLLTKGXLGGLXSINLTPSPSPFGEGRKAKKLFFEK from the coding sequence ATGTGTTTGAAGGTATTATTGGATGCGACCTATTACTCTCTCTTGACGAAGGGGGNNTTAGGNGGATTGNNAAGTATAAACCTCACCCCCAGCCCCTCTCCATTTGGAGAGGGGAGAAAAGCAAAAAAGTTGTTTTTTGAGAAATGA
- a CDS encoding putative DNA binding domain, excisionase family (Evidence 3 : Putative function from multiple computational evidences), translating into MAKRVYIETDRQTANLVELLIGEVRRLHNKIDRLEERLCTXDAQNNPSPQLCTLKQTAKMLNISVKTLYNIRKEGKIPIKRINGQVMILKSDVEKFMNDX; encoded by the coding sequence TTGGCAAAACGTGTTTACATAGAAACTGACCGACAAACAGCAAATTTAGTAGAGTTGCTGATAGGGGAGGTAAGGCGGTTACATAACAAAATTGACCGTCTCGAAGAACGTCTGTGTACACNCGATGCTCAAAATAATCCTTCGCCACAGCTATGTACGCTAAAACAAACAGCCAAAATGCTGAATATCTCCGTTAAAACACTTTACAATATCCGTAAAGAGGGTAAAATCCCGATAAAAAGGATAAACGGACAAGTGATGATACTAAAATCGGATGTTGAAAAGTTTATGAATGATGANTGA
- the galE gene encoding UDP-glucose 4-epimerase: MAKILVTGGTGYIGSHTVVELQQQGFEVVIVDNLSNSNIEVLNGIEKITGIRPAFENVDCGDYVNMDRMFSKYPGIEAIIHFAASKAVGESVEKPLLYYRNNLVSLMNILQLMPVHKVKNLVFSSSCTVYGQPDVLPVTENAPIKPALSPYGNTKQISEEIIRDTAYSNRFYQAIILRYFNPIGAHPSGEIGELPIGVPNNLLPFVTQTAAGIRKQLQVYGNDYNTPDGSCIRDYINVVDLAKAHVIAVKRMLEHKSKSNVETFNLGTGRGLSVLEIIRTFEKVNGLKIPYKIVDRREGDIEKVWADPTFANKELGWKAEETVEETLRSAWKWELNLANKAKENQ, from the coding sequence ATGGCGAAAATATTAGTTACCGGCGGAACCGGTTATATCGGTTCACATACGGTGGTTGAATTACAACAACAAGGTTTTGAAGTGGTTATTGTAGATAATCTGTCCAATTCAAATATAGAGGTATTGAACGGAATTGAAAAAATCACAGGCATTCGTCCTGCATTTGAAAATGTGGATTGCGGAGATTATGTAAATATGGACAGGATGTTCAGCAAATATCCCGGAATTGAAGCTATTATTCATTTTGCGGCAAGTAAAGCTGTAGGAGAATCGGTAGAAAAACCTCTTTTGTACTATCGGAATAATCTTGTTTCATTAATGAACATACTGCAATTAATGCCCGTTCATAAAGTTAAAAATTTGGTTTTTTCCTCTTCTTGTACGGTATACGGTCAGCCTGATGTTTTACCCGTAACAGAAAATGCTCCCATCAAACCGGCGCTTTCTCCGTATGGAAACACAAAACAAATAAGTGAGGAAATTATACGGGATACAGCGTATTCCAATCGTTTTTATCAAGCTATTATTTTACGTTATTTTAATCCTATCGGAGCTCATCCGAGTGGGGAAATCGGAGAACTCCCCATTGGCGTTCCAAATAATTTACTCCCATTTGTAACTCAAACGGCAGCGGGAATTCGTAAGCAACTTCAAGTGTACGGAAATGACTACAACACTCCCGACGGTTCATGCATTCGCGATTATATTAACGTAGTAGACTTGGCGAAAGCGCATGTCATTGCCGTAAAGCGTATGCTTGAACATAAATCGAAATCAAATGTGGAAACATTTAATCTCGGCACAGGTCGCGGACTTTCCGTATTGGAAATTATTCGCACATTCGAAAAGGTAAATGGCTTAAAAATTCCATATAAAATTGTAGACAGGCGTGAGGGCGATATAGAAAAAGTATGGGCAGACCCAACGTTTGCCAACAAGGAACTCGGATGGAAAGCGGAAGAAACCGTAGAAGAAACTCTGCGCAGCGCATGGAAATGGGAGTTAAACCTTGCAAATAAAGCAAAAGAAAATCAATAA
- a CDS encoding conserved hypothetical protein (Evidence 4 : Unknown function but conserved in other organisms) yields MIYIENSSTDPYXNLAAEEFIFYHFSEPVXRIWQNEPCVVIGKXQLLAAEXDXDFAERNNIQIVRRXSGGGAVFHDLGXXNISFINSDGNKNFDSYNEQIISFLKSENLHPATDKRHAIYXDNRKISGCAQYVRGQKSIYHATFLFSCNLNLLENVLKGNSPTEENYKYVKSVKSAVTNISNYLPPLSVNDFKEKLIRFFCNPETEKIILDNKMLEEINFLKLNKYKNDDWIFQGKI; encoded by the coding sequence ATGATATACATTGAAAATTCTTCNACCGACCCGTATTTNAATTTGGCNGCGGAAGAATTTATATTTTACCATTTTTCNGAACCTGTTNTACGAATTTGGCAAAACGAACCNTGCGTAGTNATAGGTAAAAANCAGTTGCTTGCGGCAGAAATNGATNCNGATTTTGCCGAAAGAAACAACATTCAAATAGTCCGAAGATTNTCAGGAGGAGGCGCGGTGTTTCACGATTTGGGAAANATNAATATTTCTTTTATAAATTCTGACGGGAATAAAAATTTCGACAGTTATAACGAACAAATTATCAGTTTTCTCAAATCGGAAAATTTGCATCCCGCAACGGATAAGCGACACGCAATTTATTTNGATAATCGGAAAATTTCAGGATGCGCTCAATACGTTCGGGGGCAAAAATCCATTTATCACGCCACGTTCCTGTTTTCCTGCAATTTAAATTTGTTGGAAAATGTATTGAAAGGAAATTCGCCGACAGAAGAAAATTACAAATATGTAAAATCGGTCAAAAGCGCGGTAACGAACATATCAAACTACCTTCCTCCTCTTTCTGTAAATGATTTCAAAGAAAAACTAATCCGTTTTTTCTGTAATCCTGAAACTGAAAAAATTATTTTAGACAACAAAATGTTGGAAGAAATTAATTTTCTAAAATTAAATAAATACAAAAACGACGATTGGATTTTTCAAGGAAAAATTTAA
- a CDS encoding Mannose-6-phosphate isomerase, type 1, translating into MYPLKFDPILKDKIWGGNKLQSLLGKQPHELPNIGESWELSGYKTDPSIVANGKLAGKSLLELVDDYKEELLGKKVYEKYGSEFPLLFKLIDANDDLSIQVHPNDEFAGKRHNSFGKTEMWYVLNADKDAYLIIGFNENTEKDNYVNAVENGTVENLLQKVPVKAGDVFFIPAGLVHAIGKGVMVAEIQQSSDVTYRIYDYKRKDDKGNERELHTEQAVDVIDYSACKNPKTEYKILTNKTTPLVKCDYFTTNILEFDTPIEKDYSTLDSFVVYMCLEESFEVKYEKIIVPVYKGETIMIPADLKKVTLTPAGKSKLLEVYI; encoded by the coding sequence ATGTATCCATTAAAATTTGATCCCATATTAAAAGATAAAATTTGGGGCGGAAATAAATTACAATCCCTTTTGGGAAAGCAACCTCACGAATTACCCAATATCGGCGAAAGCTGGGAGCTTTCAGGTTATAAAACCGATCCCTCAATTGTTGCCAATGGAAAATTGGCGGGAAAGTCGTTGTTGGAACTTGTGGATGATTATAAAGAAGAGCTTCTCGGGAAAAAAGTATATGAAAAATACGGTTCCGAGTTTCCTTTATTATTCAAACTGATTGACGCTAACGATGATTTATCCATTCAAGTGCATCCAAACGATGAGTTTGCCGGAAAACGACACAATTCTTTCGGAAAAACAGAAATGTGGTACGTGTTGAATGCCGATAAGGATGCTTATTTGATTATCGGGTTTAATGAAAACACCGAGAAAGACAACTATGTAAACGCAGTAGAAAACGGAACGGTTGAAAATCTTCTTCAAAAAGTCCCGGTAAAAGCAGGAGACGTATTTTTTATTCCCGCCGGATTAGTTCACGCTATAGGAAAAGGGGTAATGGTGGCTGAAATTCAACAATCGAGCGATGTTACTTATCGCATTTACGATTACAAACGCAAAGACGATAAAGGCAACGAACGTGAACTGCATACCGAACAAGCCGTTGACGTAATCGATTATTCCGCTTGTAAGAATCCAAAAACGGAATATAAAATCCTTACAAACAAAACCACTCCATTAGTAAAGTGCGATTATTTCACTACCAATATCCTGGAATTTGATACACCCATTGAAAAAGATTATTCTACGTTAGATTCATTTGTAGTATATATGTGTCTGGAAGAAAGTTTTGAAGTGAAATATGAAAAAATAATTGTTCCCGTTTATAAGGGAGAAACAATAATGATTCCCGCCGATTTGAAAAAAGTTACATTAACTCCGGCAGGCAAAAGTAAGCTATTGGAAGTGTATATTTAG
- a CDS encoding Dihydrolipoyl dehydrogenase produces MKYDIIIIGGGPAGYNAAEKAAVNGLKTLLFEKKAIGGVCLNEGCIPTKTMLYSAKLYDSAKTASKYGIKATENAQFDLEKIISRKNKTVKKLTSGVKMKLKESGVEVIEKKALIQGESDGTIKIKCEDDIFETTFLLICTGSETFIPPIKGLSEIDYWTSREALDVKELPSSLAIIGGGVIGMEFASFFNSLGVKVTVVEMLPEILGTMDKELSAMLRSEYAKKGIDFHLNTKVVEVSDKDVTIEKDGKTSKIEAEKVLVSTGRKANIQNIGLESLNIELLKNGIKVNEFMQTNHKNVYAVGDVTGSYLLAHTAMREGEVAINHIVGNEDRMNYDTNPAVVYTNPELAGVGKTEEELKESGTKYNVHKLPLAYSGRFIAENEGGNGVFKVITDENEQIIGCHMLGNPSSEMIVSAGIAIEKKMTLQDLQKIIFPHPTVIEVIHDISYM; encoded by the coding sequence ATGAAATACGACATTATTATTATTGGAGGAGGTCCGGCAGGTTACAATGCAGCAGAAAAAGCGGCGGTAAATGGACTTAAAACATTATTATTTGAAAAAAAAGCCATCGGGGGAGTTTGTTTGAATGAAGGATGTATCCCTACTAAAACAATGTTATACTCGGCGAAATTATACGATAGTGCAAAAACCGCGTCCAAATATGGAATAAAAGCAACGGAAAATGCTCAGTTTGATCTTGAGAAAATCATATCAAGGAAAAACAAAACAGTGAAAAAACTTACCTCCGGCGTAAAAATGAAATTAAAAGAAAGCGGAGTGGAAGTAATCGAAAAAAAAGCTTTAATACAAGGTGAATCGGACGGAACAATAAAAATCAAATGTGAAGACGATATTTTTGAAACCACCTTTTTATTGATTTGTACAGGTTCCGAAACGTTTATTCCGCCTATCAAAGGACTTTCGGAAATTGATTATTGGACTTCAAGAGAAGCGTTGGACGTAAAAGAATTGCCTTCTTCCCTCGCCATTATCGGAGGCGGAGTAATCGGGATGGAATTTGCTTCTTTTTTCAACAGTTTAGGAGTAAAAGTTACTGTTGTCGAGATGCTGCCCGAAATTTTAGGCACAATGGACAAAGAACTGTCCGCTATGCTTCGGAGTGAATACGCAAAAAAAGGAATTGATTTTCACTTGAATACAAAAGTAGTGGAAGTAAGCGACAAGGATGTAACTATTGAAAAAGACGGTAAAACATCCAAAATTGAAGCTGAAAAAGTCCTTGTCAGCACCGGCAGAAAAGCCAATATTCAAAACATCGGGTTGGAATCATTGAACATAGAATTGCTTAAAAACGGTATAAAAGTGAATGAATTTATGCAAACTAACCATAAAAACGTTTATGCCGTAGGCGATGTAACCGGTTCATATTTGCTGGCTCACACAGCTATGCGCGAAGGAGAAGTAGCTATTAATCACATTGTAGGAAATGAGGATAGAATGAACTACGATACTAATCCTGCGGTGGTTTATACCAATCCTGAATTAGCCGGCGTGGGAAAAACGGAGGAAGAACTGAAAGAAAGCGGAACAAAATACAATGTACATAAACTTCCATTGGCTTATTCCGGAAGATTTATAGCAGAAAATGAAGGAGGAAACGGCGTATTTAAAGTAATAACCGACGAAAATGAACAAATTATCGGATGTCACATGCTGGGAAATCCTTCCTCGGAGATGATTGTATCAGCCGGAATAGCGATTGAGAAAAAAATGACGCTGCAAGATCTTCAAAAAATCATTTTTCCGCATCCTACTGTTATCGAAGTCATACACGATATTTCTTATATGTAA
- a CDS encoding conserved hypothetical protein (Evidence 4 : Unknown function but conserved in other organisms) yields the protein MSKFEVKMPKLGESITEGTIVSLPVKVGDDXKEDQVLFEVTTAKVNAEVPSPVEGKIVKLLFNEGDTVAVGETVLIIDMDGENAVVEEQNEESASEEKNESETEKTTRLSKKDIQKYIAQKDKQPEEKKLRPVEKPIQDLLKTNIPADVDANAVTVKEMDAVGKIIADRMIASRKTSAHVTTVIEADVTKLVNWRNKHKDEFKKQEGINLTYLPAIVEATTKALKEFPKLNASVDGYKYLLKKNINIGIAVALEDENLVVPVIHNADQLNIRGIAHTIENLSQKARSNKLTMPEIENGTFTITNFGTFKNIFGTPIINQPEVAILGVGYIEKKPAVIETPEGDVIAIRHKMYLSLSYDHRLVNGAVGGAFLLKIADYLENWSEI from the coding sequence ATGTCGAAATTTGAAGTAAAAATGCCCAAACTCGGTGAAAGTATTACCGAAGGTACCATTGTAAGTTTACCTGTAAAAGTGGGCGATGATNTTAAGGAAGATCAAGTACTTTTTGAAGTTACCACCGCTAAAGTAAATGCAGAAGTTCCTTCTCCCGTGGAAGGAAAAATAGTGAAATTACTTTTCAATGAAGGCGATACCGTAGCTGTGGGAGAAACGGTATTGATTATTGATATGGACGGAGAAAATGCCGTAGTCGAAGAACAAAACGAGGAAAGTGCATCAGAAGAAAAAAACGAATCTGAAACAGAGAAAACAACNCGGTTAAGCAAAAAAGACATACAAAAATACATAGCCCAAAAAGACAAGCAACCGGAAGAAAAGAAACTTCGTCCCGTAGAAAAACCTATTCAGGATTTGTTAAAAACAAACATTCCTGCGGATGTGGACGCAAATGCTGTTACGGTAAAAGAAATGGACGCAGTAGGAAAAATTATTGCGGACAGAATGATTGCTTCGCGTAAAACATCGGCGCATGTAACAACGGTAATTGAAGCGGATGTGACCAAACTTGTCAACTGGAGAAATAAGCACAAAGATGAATTCAAAAAACAAGAAGGAATCAATCTTACATATCTTCCCGCCATTGTAGAAGCTACCACCAAAGCGCTGAAGGAATTTCCTAAACTCAATGCTTCTGTTGACGGCTACAAATATTTATTGAAAAAGAACATCAATATTGGAATTGCCGTAGCATTGGAAGATGAAAATTTAGTGGTTCCTGTCATTCATAATGCAGACCAACTGAATATAAGAGGAATTGCGCACACGATAGAAAATTTATCCCAAAAAGCCCGTTCCAATAAACTCACTATGCCTGAAATTGAAAACGGAACATTTACCATTACAAATTTCGGCACGTTCAAAAACATATTCGGCACGCCCATTATCAATCAACCTGAAGTTGCTATTCTCGGCGTAGGTTATATTGAGAAAAAACCGGCGGTTATCGAAACTCCCGAGGGCGATGTGATTGCTATCAGACACAAAATGTATCTCTCACTTTCGTATGATCACCGTTTAGTAAACGGCGCAGTTGGAGGTGCGTTCTTGCTCAAAATAGCTGATTATCTTGAAAATTGGTCGGAAATTTAA
- a CDS encoding conserved hypothetical protein (Evidence 4 : Unknown function but conserved in other organisms): MNKKESTENYSPLPLEGIGDXLLYEDNHIIAINKTSSEIVQGDKTGDKPLSDIXKHYIKEKYDKPGEVFLGVTHRLDRPVSGVVLFAKTGKALARLNDMFKNKXVEKTYWAIVANKPQETEGRLEHYLVRNEKQNKSYAYTSEKPNSKKAVLTYKVLASSERYHLLEINLETGRHHQIRCQLAVIGCPIKGDLKYGAPRSNPNGGISLHARKISFIHPVSKQPVEIVAPVPDDEKLWKVFNVLD, from the coding sequence ATGAACAAAAAAGAATCGACAGAAAATTATTCTCCTCTTCCTCTCGAAGGNATTGGTGATAGNCTGCTTTACGAAGACAACCACATCATTGCCATCAACAAAACCTCCTCGGAAATTGTACAAGGCGATAAAACCGGNGATAAACCGCTATCTGATATCNTGAAACATTATATCAAGGAAAAATACGACAAGCCCGGAGAAGTTTTTTTGGGAGTAACCCATCGTTTGGACAGACCCGTGAGCGGTGTAGTGCTTTTTGCCAAAACAGGCAAAGCTTTGGCGCGATTGAATGATATGTTTAAAAATAAGGANGTGGAAAAAACGTATTGGGCAATTGTGGCAAACAAACCGCAAGAAACGGAGGGACGATTGGAACATTATCTCGTTCGCAACGAAAAGCAAAATAAATCTTACGCTTACACTTCAGAAAAACCAAACTCTAAAAAAGCCGTTCTTACCTATAAAGTATTGGCAAGTTCGGAAAGATACCATTTGTTGGAAATAAATTTGGAAACCGGTCGGCATCATCAAATCCGCTGCCAGTTGGCAGTAATCGGTTGTCCTATTAAAGGCGATTTGAAATACGGCGCGCCGCGTTCCAACCCCAACGGAGGGATTTCGCTTCACGCCCGCAAAATAAGCTTTATTCATCCTGTTTCAAAACAACCGGTAGAAATTGTCGCGCCTGTTCCTGATGATGAAAAATTATGGAAAGTGTTTAATGTACTTGATTAG
- a CDS encoding conserved hypothetical protein (Evidence 4 : Unknown function but conserved in other organisms), translating to MKKRIIPFILLVFTAIISCGNQDEVNLSVVSVWVNPQYNDSIITFKRSTQLPEKDYGIDIKTNGVLKERKIIGWCGTPPVAYGDYDGTWIMEDSVLYIKAFFWGGEETKEWKIISINEKTLKVKQLKVEYISKQQ from the coding sequence ATGAAAAAAAGAATCATACCTTTTATTTTACTTGTATTTACCGCCATTATTTCGTGTGGGAATCAAGATGAAGTCAATTTATCAGTTGTAAGCGTATGGGTAAATCCACAATATAACGATTCAATCATTACTTTTAAACGGTCGACTCAGCTTCCTGAAAAAGATTACGGGATAGATATAAAAACAAACGGTGTACTAAAAGAGAGAAAAATTATTGGCTGGTGTGGCACGCCTCCTGTTGCTTACGGCGATTATGACGGTACTTGGATTATGGAAGACAGCGTTTTGTACATAAAAGCATTTTTCTGGGGAGGAGAAGAAACGAAAGAATGGAAAATCATTTCGATAAATGAAAAAACACTCAAAGTAAAACAACTGAAGGTAGAATATATTTCTAAACAGCAGTGA
- a CDS encoding conserved hypothetical protein (Evidence 4 : Unknown function but conserved in other organisms) produces the protein MKPTLFVLAAGMGSRYGGLKQLDGLGPHGETIMDYSIFDAIRAGFGKVVFVIRKSFENDFRNIVLKKYKGKIDTEIVFQDISTVPEGIAYNTEREKPWGTNHAVLMGKDVINEPFAVINADDFYGKESFQILADFLYSVEGKKNEYCMVGYRVGNTLSESGTVSRGVCVVDEKGNLTNVVERTSIEEKGGAITFVDENNQEVKLDANTPVSMNMWGFTPDYFEYSWEGFKKFLKENGDKLKSEFYIPTEVNDLIVEGKATCKVLDTPSKWFGVTYAEDRPQVVLKINELIKKGVYPEKLF, from the coding sequence ATGAAGCCTACATTATTTGTACTTGCGGCGGGAATGGGTAGCCGTTATGGAGGATTAAAGCAATTAGACGGACTTGGTCCTCACGGTGAAACCATTATGGATTATTCTATTTTCGATGCCATTCGCGCCGGATTCGGGAAAGTTGTTTTCGTAATAAGAAAATCTTTCGAAAATGATTTCCGCAATATTGTTTTGAAAAAGTACAAGGGAAAAATTGATACCGAAATAGTGTTTCAAGATATTTCTACCGTGCCCGAAGGAATTGCTTATAATACGGAAAGAGAAAAACCCTGGGGAACAAATCATGCCGTATTGATGGGGAAAGATGTTATCAACGAGCCATTTGCGGTGATTAATGCCGATGATTTTTATGGTAAAGAATCTTTTCAGATTTTAGCGGATTTCCTTTATAGTGTGGAAGGTAAAAAGAACGAATACTGTATGGTGGGTTATCGTGTAGGAAACACCTTATCTGAAAGCGGAACGGTAAGTCGCGGTGTGTGTGTGGTGGATGAAAAAGGTAATTTGACTAATGTAGTTGAACGTACTTCCATTGAAGAAAAAGGAGGAGCGATAACATTTGTAGATGAAAACAATCAGGAAGTAAAATTAGATGCCAATACTCCTGTATCAATGAATATGTGGGGTTTTACTCCCGACTATTTTGAGTATTCTTGGGAAGGATTCAAAAAATTCTTGAAAGAAAACGGAGATAAACTGAAATCGGAATTCTATATTCCTACCGAAGTAAACGATTTGATTGTGGAAGGAAAAGCTACCTGTAAAGTATTGGACACGCCTTCCAAATGGTTTGGAGTAACTTATGCTGAAGATCGTCCGCAGGTAGTGTTGAAAATCAACGAATTAATTAAAAAAGGCGTTTATCCTGAAAAATTATTTTAA
- a CDS encoding RNA methyltransferase, TrmH family, group 3 → MLPNKNYKFKRRPEKEMIFGTRAVIEAIQAGKELDKILIRRDMTNELSKELYAVLQGRAVALQKVPLEKLNQVTTKNHQGVIAFISPVQFYRLEDVIPMIYEEGRTPFVIVLDDITDVRNFGAVARTAECAGVDAIVIPMRGGASINADAVKTSAGALLSIPVCREHNLRNAIEFLRMSGLKLIGATEKGTKNYTEADMKEPVAIIMGSEDEGISPEHLKLCDEQVKIPILGKIQSLNVSVAAGVMMYEAVRQRSHTII, encoded by the coding sequence ATGTTACCAAACAAAAACTATAAATTCAAACGTCGTCCTGAAAAGGAGATGATTTTCGGGACGCGCGCCGTAATTGAAGCCATTCAAGCCGGAAAAGAACTGGATAAAATTCTTATCCGTCGTGATATGACCAATGAACTTTCCAAAGAATTATATGCCGTATTGCAGGGGAGGGCGGTGGCGCTTCAAAAAGTGCCGCTCGAAAAACTCAACCAGGTTACCACAAAAAACCATCAAGGCGTTATCGCTTTTATTTCCCCGGTGCAATTTTACCGTTTGGAAGATGTGATACCGATGATTTATGAAGAAGGGAGAACTCCTTTTGTTATAGTTTTGGATGATATAACCGATGTCCGCAACTTTGGAGCCGTTGCACGAACGGCGGAGTGCGCGGGTGTGGATGCCATTGTAATACCGATGCGCGGAGGAGCATCCATTAATGCCGATGCCGTAAAAACATCGGCGGGAGCGTTGTTGAGTATTCCTGTATGTCGCGAGCATAATTTGAGAAACGCCATTGAATTTCTGCGGATGTCAGGATTGAAATTGATAGGAGCTACCGAAAAAGGGACTAAGAATTATACGGAAGCAGATATGAAAGAGCCGGTTGCTATCATAATGGGGTCGGAAGATGAAGGAATTTCCCCTGAACATTTGAAACTTTGCGACGAACAGGTAAAAATTCCGATACTGGGTAAAATTCAATCGTTGAATGTTTCTGTGGCGGCAGGAGTGATGATGTATGAGGCTGTGAGACAGAGAAGTCATACAATCATATAA